From a region of the Helianthus annuus cultivar XRQ/B chromosome 5, HanXRQr2.0-SUNRISE, whole genome shotgun sequence genome:
- the LOC110943690 gene encoding proline-rich protein HaeIII subfamily 1-like, with protein MACADCLLNSLVLTDSTYFPAQFNPNDYVNDFLGYNPLGPEDHFSQEIEIDDDPDPEQPTGTPGHPISISSGSPYQGSPYQGPDSWAERWNQHEWAFTPSFHNSPAQPPLDEPYLQAVSPPPLPVEEPPQQPPPKPPRRRRNARMSVRGGPRFSSPQGSSSYPPIPEDPQMGGPSHAVPEDDPPPVSAVAPPPPPVGFENPIPTYPGSSGTQIMAGSDEANSHPEAGNNNTRINVTAAELQAMINKAVAQAVDNKFKEPSNVRS; from the exons atggcttgcGCCGATTGTCTGCTTAACTCTTTG gtccttacagATTCCACTTATTTCCCTGCCCAGTTCAACCCAAACGATTATGTTAACGATTTTTTGGGTTACAATCCCTTGGGACCCGAGGATCACTTCTCCCAAGAGATAGAGATAGATGACGACCCTGATCCAGAACAGCCAACCGGGACACCAGGCCACCCTATCAGCATCTCCAGCGGTTCTCCATACCAAGGATCGCCATATCAAGGGCCCGACTCTTGGGCCGAAAGGTGGAACCAACATGAATGGGCATTTACCCCTTCATTTCACAACTCTCCTGCTCAACCTCCTTTGGATGAGCCATATCTTCAAGCGGTTTCTCCACCGCCTTTACCCGTTGAGGAACCACCTCAACAACCACCTCCCAAGCCGCCGAGGCGAAGGAGGaatgcacggatgtccgtgcgagggggaccACGGTTCAGTTCCCCTCAAGGTTCAAGCTCATACCCTCCTATTCCCgaggacccacaaatgggtggaccctcGCATGCGGTGCCAGAAGATGATCCCCCGCCAGTTTCTGCTGttgcaccaccgccaccgccagtgGGTTTTGAAAACCCGATACCGACTTACCCAGGTTCGTCTGG CACTCAAATCATGGCTGGCTCTGACGAAGCAAACAGTCATCCTGAGGCAGGAAACAATAATACCAGGATAAATGTTACTGCTGCTGAATTGCAAGCGATGATAAACAAAGCGGTTGCACAAGCTGTGGATAATAAGTTTAAGGAACCGAGTAATGTTCGGTCCTAA